The following are encoded together in the Lactuca sativa cultivar Salinas chromosome 1, Lsat_Salinas_v11, whole genome shotgun sequence genome:
- the LOC111896949 gene encoding uncharacterized protein At5g19025, protein MRLPMVDCRSLIEFCRAFEQHKNMTPTTNNNNHSRNNKKYNIGSDSVNPLSHPFCDRSPFAALDILMLILVLGALGFLIIPYINIIYRETIEILPLVFDVIQEVISDAPIAYVVGVVAAFSGVIATIAAWEILEVKSRKCGKPNCKGLRKAVEFDIQLESEECVKYLSTGGTSSDNDVKPLELGQDHKELEAELKKMAPVNGRTVLIFRAPCGCPAGRLEVRGAKRIRRIKK, encoded by the coding sequence ATGAGATTGCCCATGGTTGATTGTCGTAGCTTGATTGAATTTTGCCGAGCTTTCGAACAACACAAGAACATGACGCCGACAACCAATAACAACAATCACTCTCGGAACAATAAGAAGTACAACATCGGTTCCGATTCCGTTAACCCTTTATCACATCCGTTTTGCGACAGATCCCCATTCGCCGCCCTGGATATCCTTATGCTGATTCTGGTGCTCGGAGCACTTGGGTTTCTAATCATTCCATACATCAATATTATATATCGTGAAACCATCGAGATTCTCCCTTTAGTTTTCGACGTCATCCAAGAAGTAATTTCCGATGCGCCAATCGCATATGTCGTCGGAGTAGTAGCAGCGTTCAGTGGTGTAATAGCGACAATCGCCGCTTGGGAAATACTCGAAGTAAAATCAAGAAAATGTGGAAAACCTAATTGTAAAGGGCTTCGTAAAGCTGTTGAATTTGATATCCAGCTTGAATCAGAAGAGTGTGTTAAGTATCTGTCAACAGGAGGAACATCATCAGATAACGATGTGAAGCCATTGGAATTAGGGCAAGATCATAAGGAGCTGGAAGCGGAGTTGAAGAAGATGGCGCCGGTGAATGGCCGGACTGTTCTCATTTTCCGAGCACCATGTGGTTGTCCGGCGGGGAGATTGGAGGTACGGGGGGCTAAAAGGATCCGGAGAATCAAGAAATGA